The genomic interval GCGCGCGGCCGAGTGTCAGCCGTGCAGCGGCTCGAACGTCGTCCACGCCGCGTACTTCGGCTCGCGTCCGTCCCCCGACGACGTGCCGGTGAGGCGGCGGCGCACCCAGGGTCCGACGTGCTGCCGGTAGTACGCAGCGCCGCGAGCGGAGGTGGCCGGCAGTGACGGCAGCGACCACCATTCCGCGGGAGGCTCCATCCCGAGCGCGGTGAGCACGCGCGCGGCGACGCGATGATGACCCCGAGCGCTCATGTGGAGGCGGTCCTCGGACCAGTACGCGGCCGTCGACAGTTCGCGGTCGGGCCAGTTGAATGCCCGCACGATATCGGGGCGATCCGCGAACACCGCCGACACGGCCTCCGTCAGCAGGTCCCCGCGACGCTGGAACACCCGGCCCAGGGGCAGCTGGCCGGAGGGGTTCGCGCCGGACAGGATGATCAGCTGCACGCCCTCCTCATCGCAGCGCCGCGACACGTGCGTGAACGCCTCCACGACGCGTGCGACGCTCGTGCGAGGGCGGAGCATGTCATTGCCTCCGCCGTTGAACGACAGATGGGTCGGCTTCAATGCGAGGGCTGGTTCGAGCTGCTCGTCGACGATCGGCCATACGAGCCGCCCCCGGATCGCAAGGTTGGCGTACTCGACCGCTTCGGCGGTGGCATCCGCCCAGCCCTGCGCGGTGATGTCGGCCCACCCGCGCACGCGTCCGTCAGGCAGCTCGTCGCCGACGCCTTCTGTGAACGAGTCGCCGATGGCGACGAAGCGAACGGATGCCATCCGCACAGCCTACGTCGATCACCGGTCGTCGAGCGCCCGTCCTCGCCGGTCGACG from Microbacterium pumilum carries:
- a CDS encoding SGNH/GDSL hydrolase family protein, giving the protein MASVRFVAIGDSFTEGVGDELPDGRVRGWADITAQGWADATAEAVEYANLAIRGRLVWPIVDEQLEPALALKPTHLSFNGGGNDMLRPRTSVARVVEAFTHVSRRCDEEGVQLIILSGANPSGQLPLGRVFQRRGDLLTEAVSAVFADRPDIVRAFNWPDRELSTAAYWSEDRLHMSARGHHRVAARVLTALGMEPPAEWWSLPSLPATSARGAAYYRQHVGPWVRRRLTGTSSGDGREPKYAAWTTFEPLHG